The Gammaproteobacteria bacterium sequence CCCCTCGATCGCGGAGCTGTTCGCGGGGCAGAGTCCGTTATTCACGGGCGTTGCGGACCCCTGCGCAAACAGCCAGATCAATGGCGGACCGAACCCCTCCAACCGCGCAAGCAATTGCGCCGCGGCGGTGGTGGCCGCCGGGCTGGCGCCGAACGAGACGGCCGCCCGGGATTACCTTGCCGCCTATATCGGCGCCATCGGCGGCGTTCCCGGCACGATCGGGGGCAACTCCTACCTGGAGAACGAGGCGGCGGATTCGTGGACGGTGGGACTCACTTTCGAGCCGGCGTTTCTCGATCGTTTGGCAATCTCGCTCGACTACCAGAACATCGAGATCGAGGGCGCGATCAACAATCTCAACGGCAGCGCGGTGGTTGCAGCTTGCTACGACAGCAGTGTTTACCCCAGTGATGCGGTCTGCAACCAGTTCACCCGCGATCCCGCAAGATTCATCCTGACGGGCTATCGGGCCGGCTTTGTCAACACGGGATTCACGAACTTCGCCGGCCTGACGACGAACATCGCGTACAGCGTGGATATCGGGCCCGGCACGTTGGGGTTGGCGGTAACCTGGTTCCGTCTCGACAAGTACGACACTTCAACCAACGGGTTCGACGTGGACGATTGGGTGGAGTTGCTCGGCCGGGAGAAGAACCGCGCACAGATTGCGGTTTCGTACTCGCAGGGCAAGTGGTCGGCGACCTGGCAGGGTCACTACGTGGGCGAAGGCTGGCTCGATTCGAGCGCGAGGGACCATGACGGAACCTCGACTCCCCTTTTCGAGTTCGCGCGAACGGATTCCATGCTGACCCACAACGCGACCGTCAGCTACGAATTCAATGAGCGCTTCAGCGCCAGACTCGTGATCAACAACCTCACCGAAGAGACGCAGCCGAGAGAGCTCAGACAATTTGCAAACGTGTTCGCGCGCGTCGGTCGTACCTACGTATTTGCGTTCAAGGCAAGACTGTGAGCGGCGCCGGGCGGGGTCCCGGAGAAAGCTGAACGATACGGGACGGGTGTCGTGACACGACACTGCATGTCGCGCGGCTCGGCGATCGGGTCGCTGTTCCTGCCGGCGGCCCTGCTGGTGGCAGGATGCGGCATCGAGGACCCGGGTTTGCAGGCCGATCGCGGCGACCAGCCCCTGTTCGGCGCCTGGGGTTTCGACGTTGCCGCAATGAACCCGGCGATCACGCCCGGTGACGACTTCTACGAATATGTCAACGGCAGGTGGATCGACGACACTTCGATCCCTGCCGACCGGATTCAGGTCGGTTCCCGGGCGTTCGTGCGGGAACGAAATGACGCGCTTATCGAGGAAATGATCCTTGAGTTCGCCCGGCCTGGAGTCCGGGACGGCCTTTCGCCCGTCGAACGGAAAATCGGCGACCTCTATGCGAGTTTCATCGACCTGAAATTGCGGAACGAGCGGGGCATTGGGCCGATTGATGCGGATCTTGACCGTATCCGGGCGATCTCGGAACGTTCGGCGCTTGTCCGGGAGTTTGCGCGCCACAAGCTCACCGGAGGCGCCTCGCCGATTACGGGATTTGTCGAGACGGATTTCAACCGGCCGGACAGGCAGGTGTTTTTCATGGACGTGGGCGGGCTCGGCATCTATTCGCCCGGCGGCTACACGTCCATGGACGACATGCAACGGTCGAATCGTGCCGCGTATGCGCGTTGGGTCGGAAGCGCGCTGGAAAGACTGGGATTCGACGCCGCTGAAGGCCTTGCCGATGATGTCGTCGCGCTCGAAACCCGGCTCGCCGCCGCTCATCCCACAGCCGAAGAGCGACACGACTATGCCGGGTCCGTGCACGGCTACACGTTGGGTGAAGTCGCCGAGGCGTTTCCCGGGTTCGACTGGTCAGCCTTTTTCGGCGAGCTTGGTATCGATCACTTCGAAAACCTGATCGTCCGGTTCCCGCGCAGCGTCGCCACAATCGTGGAGATCGTCAATGGCGCCCCGCTGGAAGTGTGGAAGGCTTACCTGTGTTTCCACCTGTTGCACAACAACGTCCCGTACCTGGACAGCCGGACACAGGTAATGAAGTGGGAACTCTTCGACTCCGTAATTTCCGGCCGCTCCGCCGATCGCAGCGTCGAGGATCAGGCGTTGCGTTTCGTGCAACTCGCCTTCAGCTTCGAAATCGGTCGGGCCTTTGTGGAACGGCACTTTTCACCCGCGGCCAAGGCGGAAGTCGAGAGCATGTTTGAACAACTCAAGCGCGCGTTTCGCCGGCGGCTGCAACAACTGGACTGGATGGACGACGAATCCAAGCAGGAGGCGTTCGTAAAGCTCGATCGCATACGCGCGAAGATCGCCTATCCGGATGCATGGCGGAGCGAGCCCGACGTGACCATCGGCCGCGCATCCTTTTTCGAGAACCTGCGGGAGGTGCGTGCCGACCGCTGGGCTCAGCAAGTCCAACGCGTCGGCATACCGCCCGACCCGGAATTGTGGGGCATGGTGCCGCAGGCGGCGGGCGCCGGGTTTCATCCGGCATTGAACGAGATCACTATACCGGCGGGCAACCTTATGCCTCCGTTCTTTGACGACCGCGCCGATCCCGCCATCAACTATGGGGCGATCGGCGGCGTAATGGGCCACGAGCTGCTGCACGCATTCGACGATCTCGGTCGCAGATTCGATGCCGCAGGGGCGCTGCGGGACTGGTGGACGCCGAAGTCCGCCGAAGCGTTCAACCAGCAGGCGCGGTTGATCGTGGATCAGTTCAGCCGCTACGAGCCTCTGCCCGGACGCTTCGTTAACGGCAAACTGACACTGGGCGAGAACATCGCCGATATTTTTGGCCTGACGCTGGCTCTCGACGCGTACAGGGCGTCCGATCATTGGGGCGAGCGGATCGATATCGATGGATTTACGCCCGAACAGCGTTTCTTTTTCGGATGGGCGCAGATGCGCCGCGAAAAGTTCCGCCTCCAGACGCAGATGCAGTTGCTTGAGACCGACCCGCATTCGCCGGGATCGATACGAGTCAACGGTGTGGTTCGCAACATCGACGCATGGTACGGGGCCTTCAGCGTTGAGGCCGGCGACGCCTTATACCTGGCGCCGGAGGCGCGCGCGGCAATATGGTGAGATGCTGGGTGCTGCTGAGTGTTTGCGTGTTGGCGGCAAGCGAGATCGAGGCGGAGGGCGACGGCGTTGCAACCCGGGATCAGGCGCTTCGTGCCGTGGCGGACGCCTCGCACACGATAACCGTTGTCGCTCCGGGCGACTCGGCCGGCGACCTCGAGTTTCTCGCCGACTACATCGGCGATGCCAGGGTGGTGGGACTCGGCGAGGCCACCCACGGCACCCGCGAGTTCTTCCAGCTCAAGCACCGGGTCATTCAGTACCTGGTCGAACGGGAGGGATTCCGCACCTTCGCGATCGAGGCCGTGTTCGAACCGTCCATCCGGATCGATCGATACATCAAGGGCGGTGAAGGAGACGTGGAAGCACTCGTGAACGGGCTGGGATTCTGGACCTGGGACACCGAGGAGGTGATCGAGCTGGTGGAATGGATGCGGGCCTACAACGCGCGCGGCGGCGACCCGCTCAATTTCTACGGTTTCGACGTGCAGGGCGGTGGCGATGCGCTGAAACGGGCCGTGGCCTTCGTCGCCGCGCATGCCCGGGACGAGACCGCCGCGCTCAGGGCCGGATTCGGGCCGTATCTTTCCTTCGACGAACTTGAGGGCGAGGCGCGCGAGCTTGCCAGGACGCGGCTCAACAGCCCGGCGAACCTGACGGGCATGCATCGCGCCGCGACGGACCTCTCGTTGTACATCGAACGTAACGAGGCGCTTCTGACCGCAAGCGCCGGGACCGATGACTATCGGTTGGCGCAAGGCGCCGCACGGGTCGCGGTCTGGTGGCTTGCAATGGCCTTGCAGCCGGACGAATGGACCTATCTTCGTTCCACGTCCGCTACCGACGTTCGGGATCGCGGGATGGCCGATATGGTTCACTGGATTCGCGCCGTCGGAGGAGACGAAGAGCGCATTGCGCTTTGGGCGCACAACGCTCATGTCGGCAAGATCAGAGATGCGGACGGCGACCGCATGATGGGTATGCTGCTGGAAAACGAACTCGGCAGCGACTACTACGCGATCGGCTTCGCGTTCGAGCGGGGCAGCTTCCAGGCGTTTCGTCCTGCGACGGAAGAGCAGTCAGCGGTGTTCATGGAACACACCGTGGGCGCGGCGGACGAGGATTCGGTGGATGGCTTCCTGGCCGACGTGGGGAGCGATGTGTTCTTCGTTGACCTTGGCCGGGCGAGTCGCGCAATTTCGGTCAGGAAATGGCTCGGGGAGCCCAGGCGCATGCGCTGGACCGGCGCGCGGTACTCGGACGAACTCGAGGCCTTGCACCCGCCGGTTCCGGTCCTTGCCATGTTCGATGGGCTGATCTTCGTCCGGGATACGACCCGCGCCAGGCCATCGGTGCGAACGCGCGAGCGATTCGGGTTGGAGATCACCTGGTAACGGCGCGGATGAAGGGCGCAGTTTCCACCCTGGCAGCGGTTGCCGGCGCGCTGCTCCTCGCCTGCGGGGCAGTCAGCGGTCGCCCCATTGCGCTTGCCGATTACCTCGAATGGGAGACCGCCGGAGCACCGGCAATTTCACCGGATGGCGAACGTGTCATCTACCTGCGGTCGCGTGTTGACCCGGTAAAGGACGGGTGGATTCGCGAACTGTGGGTGATGAATGCCGACGGAAGCGGCAAACGCCGTTTTGACAGTGGCTGGAATGTCGCGTGGTCTCCTGAAGGGAACCGTGTGGCCTACCTGTCGAGCGGTGAGAACGGTGTCCGAATACTGATACGGGACGCCACCGACAGCGGCTTCAGCGAACCTCGCAGCGCAACCGAGGAAGAGATATCGCCTTCGTCGATCACCTGGTCGCCGGACGGAACGAAGCTCGCGTTTGCGTCGATGGTTCCCTTCACCGAAACTTGGCCGGTCGAAATACCGGAGGCGCCGGAGGGCGCCCGCTGGACCGATCCCCCGGCCGTCGTCGATACGCTGCATTTCCGCAACAGCGCCGGAGCGATCGCGAATTCACGCCGCCATCTGTTCGTGCTTGACCTGGAGACCGGCTCGGTCGAGCAGATTACGAGCGGCAACTGGTTTGCCGGGGCCCGGTATTCGGGCTTCTTCTTCGGATCGGCGTTCGCATGGTCGGCGGACAGCCGCGCATTGTTCTTCGACGGCGACACCGAGTTTGACGACACCCTGGAGAACATGGACCGCTCCCACATCTACCGGGTGGACATCGAAAGCAAGCGGATTGAGCGTCTGACGGAAGAGCCGGGTTTCTGGCGCACCCCTTCGCCGTCGCCCGATGGACGCTACCTGGTCCACACGGGTTTCGCGAAGTCGCCCGATTCGTTCGCACCGCGGGAACTGCGCCTGATCGACCTCGAAAGCGGCGAGTCCCGGACGCTGGTCGCGGATTTGCCTGATGAGGTTTATCGCTTCGCCTGGGCCGGCGACGCAAGCGGCGTTTACGTCACCCAGGACCGCGCGGGCTCGACCAACATCGAGTTTGTGCATCTTGGTGGAACGCAACAGGCCGTCACTTCGGGACGCCAGCGCCTCTACCTGGGCGGGATCAGTGCAGACGGCACGGGCATCGCGTCGCATACCACCCCCACATCCGGATACGACGTGGTGTCGATCGACATGCAAAACGGCGCAATTTCCATTCTGACGTCGGTCAATGCGCAACGCTTGTCGGAAATTCGGCTCGGCGATGTCGAGGAATTCTGGTACGAGGCACGCGACGGACAGCCGGTACAAGGCTGGCTGTACCATCCGCCGGACTTCGAACCGGGCAACAGGTACCCGCTGATTCTCGAAATCCATGGCGGACCGCATTACATGGCGGGCAACGACTTCAGCTTCCGCTTGCATGAGTTTGCCGCGCGCGGATATCTCGTCCTCCTGACCAATCCGCGCGGCAGCACCGGCTACGGCGCGGCCTTCGCCAATGCGATCGACGACGCGTTTCCGGGAGATGTCGATTCGGGCGACCTTCTGTCGGGAATCGACTCCGTGGTGGCAAGGGACATCGTCGATGAGGACCGAATCTATGCAATGGGATGCAGCGGCGGCGGTTCGCTCGCTGCATGGCTGAGTTCGCATTCCGATCGTTTCGCGGCAGTCTCGGTCAGCTGTGCTGTCACCAACCGCATCAGCATGGCGGGCACGACGGACGCCGTCGGATGGAGCTACTCGAGCTTTCCTACGCCGTTCTGGGAAGACCCGACCGCATGGCTCAAGCACTCGCCGATCATGCACGTCGGCAGGGTCGAAACGCCGACCCTGGTCATGGTCGGAGAAAATGACGGCCGGACTCCGGTCGCGCAGTCCGCCGAGTACTACCTCGCGCTCAAGGTAAAGGGTGTTCCGACCAAACTCCTGATCTTCAGGGACGAAGGCCACGGACCGTGGCGAAGCAAACCGAGTAATTTGTTTCGAACGCAGCAATACCTGCACGAGTGGTTCTCCACATACACCCTTTCGATGCGCGACCGATGAACAAGCGTATCCCCATGCTGTGGCTTGCCGGCATCGCGCTCCTGGCAGGCGCGGCGCAGGCGAAGTCCGATAGCTGGAAGCAGGCCAAGGCGCTGGAGATATACGCACACGCGGTCTCGATCCGCACCGTGAAGGGACAGGGCAAGGTGCCGGAGCTGGCGGCGTACCTGGCGGGATTGGTGGCCGGCGAGTCGGTTGCCGTGCAAATCACCGGAAACCCCACGGCAGCGCCGGCGTCACCGCTGCGCGAAGACGTGGTTGCCGCCGTGCGTGCAGCAGTGGCGAACCGGTTCGGCGACGTGGAAATCGTAGGCAAGATGTCCGCCGGCGCCACCGATGGACTGGAGTTCAGGCTGGCCGGGATTCCCACCTACGGAACTTCGGGCATCTTCATGAAGCCGAATGAAATGCGCGCCCACGGCGTAAACGAGCGGCTGCCCACCGAGAATCTGACCGGCGGCATCGACCATTGGGAGATCCTCATCAGGCACCTCGCCGGTCCGGGCGAGTGATTGCCGACGCGGTGTGAGGGGTGGCTGGGGGAC is a genomic window containing:
- a CDS encoding M20/M25/M40 family metallo-hydrolase codes for the protein MNKRIPMLWLAGIALLAGAAQAKSDSWKQAKALEIYAHAVSIRTVKGQGKVPELAAYLAGLVAGESVAVQITGNPTAAPASPLREDVVAAVRAAVANRFGDVEIVGKMSAGATDGLEFRLAGIPTYGTSGIFMKPNEMRAHGVNERLPTENLTGGIDHWEILIRHLAGPGE
- a CDS encoding M13 family metallopeptidase, which gives rise to MTRHCMSRGSAIGSLFLPAALLVAGCGIEDPGLQADRGDQPLFGAWGFDVAAMNPAITPGDDFYEYVNGRWIDDTSIPADRIQVGSRAFVRERNDALIEEMILEFARPGVRDGLSPVERKIGDLYASFIDLKLRNERGIGPIDADLDRIRAISERSALVREFARHKLTGGASPITGFVETDFNRPDRQVFFMDVGGLGIYSPGGYTSMDDMQRSNRAAYARWVGSALERLGFDAAEGLADDVVALETRLAAAHPTAEERHDYAGSVHGYTLGEVAEAFPGFDWSAFFGELGIDHFENLIVRFPRSVATIVEIVNGAPLEVWKAYLCFHLLHNNVPYLDSRTQVMKWELFDSVISGRSADRSVEDQALRFVQLAFSFEIGRAFVERHFSPAAKAEVESMFEQLKRAFRRRLQQLDWMDDESKQEAFVKLDRIRAKIAYPDAWRSEPDVTIGRASFFENLREVRADRWAQQVQRVGIPPDPELWGMVPQAAGAGFHPALNEITIPAGNLMPPFFDDRADPAINYGAIGGVMGHELLHAFDDLGRRFDAAGALRDWWTPKSAEAFNQQARLIVDQFSRYEPLPGRFVNGKLTLGENIADIFGLTLALDAYRASDHWGERIDIDGFTPEQRFFFGWAQMRREKFRLQTQMQLLETDPHSPGSIRVNGVVRNIDAWYGAFSVEAGDALYLAPEARAAIW
- a CDS encoding S9 family peptidase; amino-acid sequence: MKGAVSTLAAVAGALLLACGAVSGRPIALADYLEWETAGAPAISPDGERVIYLRSRVDPVKDGWIRELWVMNADGSGKRRFDSGWNVAWSPEGNRVAYLSSGENGVRILIRDATDSGFSEPRSATEEEISPSSITWSPDGTKLAFASMVPFTETWPVEIPEAPEGARWTDPPAVVDTLHFRNSAGAIANSRRHLFVLDLETGSVEQITSGNWFAGARYSGFFFGSAFAWSADSRALFFDGDTEFDDTLENMDRSHIYRVDIESKRIERLTEEPGFWRTPSPSPDGRYLVHTGFAKSPDSFAPRELRLIDLESGESRTLVADLPDEVYRFAWAGDASGVYVTQDRAGSTNIEFVHLGGTQQAVTSGRQRLYLGGISADGTGIASHTTPTSGYDVVSIDMQNGAISILTSVNAQRLSEIRLGDVEEFWYEARDGQPVQGWLYHPPDFEPGNRYPLILEIHGGPHYMAGNDFSFRLHEFAARGYLVLLTNPRGSTGYGAAFANAIDDAFPGDVDSGDLLSGIDSVVARDIVDEDRIYAMGCSGGGSLAAWLSSHSDRFAAVSVSCAVTNRISMAGTTDAVGWSYSSFPTPFWEDPTAWLKHSPIMHVGRVETPTLVMVGENDGRTPVAQSAEYYLALKVKGVPTKLLIFRDEGHGPWRSKPSNLFRTQQYLHEWFSTYTLSMRDR
- a CDS encoding erythromycin esterase family protein, translated to MVRCWVLLSVCVLAASEIEAEGDGVATRDQALRAVADASHTITVVAPGDSAGDLEFLADYIGDARVVGLGEATHGTREFFQLKHRVIQYLVEREGFRTFAIEAVFEPSIRIDRYIKGGEGDVEALVNGLGFWTWDTEEVIELVEWMRAYNARGGDPLNFYGFDVQGGGDALKRAVAFVAAHARDETAALRAGFGPYLSFDELEGEARELARTRLNSPANLTGMHRAATDLSLYIERNEALLTASAGTDDYRLAQGAARVAVWWLAMALQPDEWTYLRSTSATDVRDRGMADMVHWIRAVGGDEERIALWAHNAHVGKIRDADGDRMMGMLLENELGSDYYAIGFAFERGSFQAFRPATEEQSAVFMEHTVGAADEDSVDGFLADVGSDVFFVDLGRASRAISVRKWLGEPRRMRWTGARYSDELEALHPPVPVLAMFDGLIFVRDTTRARPSVRTRERFGLEITW